A stretch of the Archangium violaceum genome encodes the following:
- a CDS encoding MFS transporter, with protein MILRVPWAAPATSINTRVLLLCQVVGLASAVSIQFVGSLVGKWLAVDVRLATLPVAVMVLSSALGTWPASQLMRHFGRKRCFIASALLAASCLALAARAVHRFDFWLFCAAVFGVGLHGSFVQQYRFAILEGQQSSRAPRLLTLIQLASAVGIFPGISLFGLLEGRTSDYVPRVLLVLAMLQVLAALSLLLYQPQSAFVSEVSATPDARARALYWPMVAMGAGAFLVMSLLMVPTPLQMCGFEQYMLQEASWVIQVHLLSMYLPSLSIGAILKRMSIARLQALGLLFLLVGFLISWVPGIGGHLVGLALVGVGWCFVFVTATTLVARSRSGSERYRAQGLNDLCVFAASGMASLTSGALLSVLGWSGLLRLGLFLVLGLMALAWRVHRMTAAR; from the coding sequence GTGATCCTCCGAGTTCCATGGGCCGCGCCCGCCACGTCCATCAACACGCGGGTCCTGCTGCTGTGCCAGGTCGTGGGGCTCGCCAGCGCGGTTTCGATCCAGTTCGTCGGCAGCCTGGTGGGTAAATGGCTCGCGGTGGATGTGCGGCTCGCGACCCTCCCGGTGGCCGTGATGGTGCTGTCCTCGGCGCTGGGCACCTGGCCCGCCAGCCAACTGATGCGCCACTTCGGACGCAAGCGCTGCTTCATCGCCTCGGCGCTGCTGGCCGCCAGCTGCCTGGCGCTCGCGGCACGAGCGGTACACCGGTTCGATTTCTGGCTGTTCTGCGCAGCCGTCTTCGGTGTCGGTCTGCACGGCTCCTTCGTGCAGCAGTATCGTTTCGCCATCCTCGAGGGGCAGCAGAGCAGCAGGGCCCCGCGCCTGCTGACCCTGATCCAGCTCGCCAGCGCCGTTGGCATCTTTCCCGGCATCTCGCTCTTCGGCCTGCTGGAGGGACGGACGTCGGATTACGTTCCCCGGGTCCTGTTGGTCCTGGCGATGCTCCAGGTTCTGGCCGCGCTCTCGTTGCTGCTGTACCAACCGCAGAGCGCGTTCGTCTCCGAGGTCTCCGCCACACCCGATGCACGCGCCCGCGCGTTGTATTGGCCGATGGTGGCCATGGGCGCCGGTGCCTTCCTGGTGATGAGTCTGCTGATGGTGCCGACACCCTTGCAGATGTGTGGCTTCGAGCAATACATGCTTCAGGAAGCGAGCTGGGTGATACAGGTGCACCTGCTGAGCATGTACCTGCCCTCGCTGTCGATCGGCGCCATTCTGAAAAGAATGTCGATCGCACGGTTGCAGGCGTTGGGGCTGCTCTTCCTGCTCGTGGGGTTTCTGATCAGTTGGGTTCCGGGAATTGGAGGGCACCTGGTCGGGCTGGCGCTGGTGGGTGTCGGGTGGTGTTTCGTGTTCGTGACCGCGACGACCCTGGTGGCGCGCAGTCGCTCGGGATCCGAGCGCTATCGTGCACAGGGGCTCAATGACTTGTGCGTGTTCGCCGCCAGCGGCATGGCGTCGCTGACGTCCGGGGCCCTCCTGTCGGTGCTGGGGTGGAGCGGCCTGCTGCGCCTCGGCCTGTTTCTGGTTCTGGGTTTGATGGCACTCGCCTGGCGCGTCCACCGTATGACCGCCGCACGATGA
- a CDS encoding glycine-rich domain-containing protein translates to MNSNQPRVTTDALRALLDDAFFSGVVRHFVRTTGGEPTYVERQVIECLKYLYLISRYPERLAGLFLPVEQAIDEVWHYLILQTREYRQLCEERLPGRFFIHHRSLPYEDYQQSQPGREQMLEEALRWLPLYREEFGPFDEGALPHWTMVRFLHQQLGLSLDTIAALDEEHVR, encoded by the coding sequence ATGAACTCCAATCAACCCAGGGTGACGACCGACGCGCTGAGGGCCCTGCTCGATGACGCGTTCTTCTCCGGCGTGGTGCGGCACTTCGTGCGGACCACCGGCGGGGAGCCCACGTACGTCGAGCGGCAGGTCATCGAATGCCTGAAGTACCTGTACCTGATCTCGCGCTACCCGGAGCGGCTGGCCGGGCTGTTCCTGCCCGTGGAGCAGGCGATCGATGAGGTCTGGCACTATCTGATCCTGCAGACCCGGGAGTATCGGCAGCTGTGCGAGGAGCGCCTGCCGGGACGCTTCTTCATCCATCACCGCAGCCTGCCGTACGAGGATTACCAGCAGAGCCAACCCGGCCGGGAGCAGATGCTCGAGGAGGCACTGCGCTGGCTGCCGCTGTATCGCGAGGAGTTCGGTCCCTTCGACGAGGGTGCACTCCCCCACTGGACCATGGTGCGCTTCCTCCACCAGCAGCTGGGCCTTTCCCTGGACACCATCGCGGCGCTCGATGAGGAGCACGTTCGGTGA